Below is a window of Candidatus Methylomirabilota bacterium DNA.
GCCAGCTCGAGCGCCATCGCGCGGGTCATCGCGACCACGCCGCCCTTGCTCGCCGAATAGTGCACGCCGCGCACCGAACCCCGGATGGCCTGGGACGCCAGGTTGATGATCGAGCCCCGCCGGCCGGCGGCGAGCATCGCGCGCGCCGCCGCCTGGGCGCAGAAGAACCCGCCCTTCAAGTTCACGTCGAGGACGAGGTCCCAGTCGCTCTCGCGCATCTCGAGGAACGGCACGCGCGGGAAGACGCCCGCGTTGTTGACGAGGACGTCGAGCCCGCCCAGCTCGCCCGCGACGCGCGCGACCATCGCCTGGGTCTCCGCGGGGCGCCCCACGTCGGCCTGGACGACGACCGCCCGCCGCCCGGCGGCGCGGACCTCCTCCAGCACCTTCTCGGCGGCCGGCCGGTCGTCGAGGTAGTTGATCCCGACGTCCGCACCGGCGCGGGCGAGCCCGAGCGCGATGGCCCGCCCGATCCCCTGCTGGGCCCCGGTGACGAGCGCGATCTTCCCCTGGAGTCGCATCCCCGCCCAACTACACCGCGCGC
It encodes the following:
- a CDS encoding SDR family NAD(P)-dependent oxidoreductase is translated as MRLQGKIALVTGAQQGIGRAIALGLARAGADVGINYLDDRPAAEKVLEEVRAAGRRAVVVQADVGRPAETQAMVARVAGELGGLDVLVNNAGVFPRVPFLEMRESDWDLVLDVNLKGGFFCAQAAARAMLAAGRRGSIINLASQAIRGSVRGVHYSASKGGVVAMTRAMALELA